Part of the Candidatus Dormiibacterota bacterium genome is shown below.
GATCCGGCGCTCGTACCTGATCGCGTTCGACGATCTCGTCAAGGAGACGCGCGCGCGGCTGGAGCAGCCGGCGCGCGAGGCATTCCTGCGCGAGGCCGCCCGCGTCCGGACCTGGCTCGAGAGCGAGAAGCCGCGCGGGAAGGGGCTGGCGCTGTTCTCCTGCGAGCCGCAGGACTTGTGGCAGGCGCACTTTCTGCAGATCCGGCTCGAGGACCATCTCGAGTTCGGACCCGCGCCGGACGTGGCTCCCCTGCTCGAGGCCCTGGACGAGTACGAGGCCTACGCCCTGGCACTCGTCGACAAGGTGAAGGCGCGGCTGTTCGTCGTCTTCATGGGGGAGATCGAGGAGACGGACGCCTTCGCGGACTTGATGACGAGCGAGCGCGACCGGTCCGGCAGCCAGAACGTGCGCTCTCAGGGCCACCGCGAGGCCCATATCCACCGGCACCTGAAGCGCGTGGCGCAGCGACTCTCGGATCTCCTGGGGCGCCGTCGCTTCGACCGGCTGATCGTGGCGGGACCCGAGGAGACGACCAGCGACCTGAGGCGCATCCTGCCGAGACCGCTCGCCCATCGACTGGTGGCGGTGATCCCGGGCGAGATGTTCGCGAGCGCGCACGATCTTCTCGAGAAGACGCTGCCGATCGAGCGGAAGGTCGAGCGCCAGGTCGAGGAACGCGTCGTCGGGGAGCTTCTCGAGATGGCGGGGGGCGGAGGCCGGGCGACCCTCGGGCTGACGCCGACGCTCGATGCCTTGTCGCGGGGCGAGGTCCAGACCCTCGTGGTGGCGGATGAATTGCGGCTGGACGGCGCCGAATGCAAGGAGTGCGGGCGGCTTGATCCGGAGACGATCCCGACCTGCCCTGAGTGCGGCGCCGCCACCCGGCCGGTGCACGACCTCCTGCACCGGGCGATGCGCCTCGCCGTGGAGAAATCCGGCGCCGTGGAAGTCGTCCGAGGCGACGCGGCGCGGCGTCTTATGGAGTCGGGGGGCGGCATCGGGGCCCTCCTCCGCTCCCGCTGACCGCATGTCGACGACATTCCATGGAGGAGATCAACCATGTTCCCTGGTGCCGTGATGACGCGCTCCGGCGCGCGTGCCCTGCTCTGCCTCTCGGTGACGGTCCTTCTGATGGCGGGACCCGGAACCGCCGCCGGTCCTGACCCGGCCGTCAGCGCCCGCCTCGCCACCTTCGACGACCTGGACTTCAATGTCTTCACGCACCAGAAGTGGGACCAGCTGCAGCGGAGCCATTCCAGGGACATCGTCGTGCACTGGCCCGATGGGCACCAGACCAAGGGGATCGACAAGCACATCGAGGATCTCAAGGCGATGTTCGTGTACGCCCCGGACACGCGGATCCAGGTCCATCCGGTCAAGTTCGGCTCGGGTGACTGGACGAGCGTGATCGGAGTGATGGAAGGGACCTTCACGAAACCGATGCCCGCCGCCGACGGGAAGACGATCCCGCCCACGGGCAAGCCGTTCAAGATCGAGATGTGCACCGTCGGGCACTGGAAGGACGGCGTGATGGATGAAGAGTATCTGTTCTGGGACAATCTCACCTTCATGAAGCAGATCGGCCTCGGCCAGTAGAACTCCCGCCGTTGTCCGCTGCCGGGACAACACCGTCCCGCGATCGGACACGATGGGATGCGGGGACCTTCGCTTCGACGGCCAGACATCCCATCCGACGGCCGACTTCTACGACCGTGTCCTGCAGGGCCTCGCGTCGCGCGGCCAGCGTCGATCCGATCGTCGCCCTGCGCGAGGAGTAGCCCCGCCCGTCCCGCCACGCCGCGCGCCACGGATGCTATGATCGGGCGGCAACGTCCTCCTGGTCCGGAAGGAGACTCATGCACATCCTGGGCACGTGGATCGTCGCGATAGCCCTGGCAAAGAGGACCGTCGCCGCCTCCCGCGAGGCGGCCGACAGCCGGGAGCTGTCCCGGCTCGAGAGCGTGTGGAACGACGCCCACCTTCACGGTGACGCAGACGCCCTGGACAGGATCTGGGCGGAGGACTTCACCGTCACCGTGCCGAACATGCCAGTCATGACGCGGGCCGATGCG
Proteins encoded:
- a CDS encoding host attachment protein, encoding MITRERIETLATFDARGARVLSLLLDLDPARQIRRSYLIAFDDLVKETRARLEQPAREAFLREAARVRTWLESEKPRGKGLALFSCEPQDLWQAHFLQIRLEDHLEFGPAPDVAPLLEALDEYEAYALALVDKVKARLFVVFMGEIEETDAFADLMTSERDRSGSQNVRSQGHREAHIHRHLKRVAQRLSDLLGRRRFDRLIVAGPEETTSDLRRILPRPLAHRLVAVIPGEMFASAHDLLEKTLPIERKVERQVEERVVGELLEMAGGGGRATLGLTPTLDALSRGEVQTLVVADELRLDGAECKECGRLDPETIPTCPECGAATRPVHDLLHRAMRLAVEKSGAVEVVRGDAARRLMESGGGIGALLRSR
- a CDS encoding ester cyclase gives rise to the protein MAGPGTAAGPDPAVSARLATFDDLDFNVFTHQKWDQLQRSHSRDIVVHWPDGHQTKGIDKHIEDLKAMFVYAPDTRIQVHPVKFGSGDWTSVIGVMEGTFTKPMPAADGKTIPPTGKPFKIEMCTVGHWKDGVMDEEYLFWDNLTFMKQIGLGQ